The genomic DNA acttttacaatttatttttgcttgtctCTACCATAATTTATTATGTGctaatatgtgattttaaaatgcatatttaagtTTAATGTAAATATATTCCATGACTTTTGTCAAAGAAAGCAtgctatataatttattttccatctaaaaatgtttttaaatgataataatagcagTACTTCTATAATTCTTACTATGGATGTGACATGTTccaagttcaatttttttttctctttctctccttttaccTTATAcagcatgtatgtatatgaataGGGCAACTCTATTTTATctttatctaaaaaataaagaaactgaagaagagagTTTAAGAAATCTACCTAATGTCATACTGCTATTAAGTGAAAGCATTAGAAATCAAACGTTCTGATTCTATATGCTCTACTAGTAAGACTATGATGCCTTTTGAGACATGCTGACTCACCAGGCTTCCTTCATGTATCCTTCCAGTGTGAAATGTGGGACTCTGGATCACAAAGTCACCTCAGGATGGGAACTGAATTGCTAAGTTACAGCTCTAGTCATGTAACTGCTTCCCAAGAAAACCTGGAGtaattccttttccttccttgcaCCCTTGGTTCTTCGTCTGTCAGGTTGGATATAAGTGTTTacatctcttgctgctgctgctgctgctgctaagtcgcttcagtcatgttcgactctgtgagattccatagatggcagcccaccaggctcccccatccctgggactgtccaggcaagaacactttcTCCAATCCACATTTGAAGGGAAGCTGTGATAATGGTCATAAGGAAGTCAACTAGAAGACTACCAGTAAGACTTAAAGAGCTGGTCAACCACCCTGAGTACTTATTGACTCTTTTCTGAAAGATGTCAAGAAAGACCTCTTTTTCTCAGCTACTAGAGTTTCATGACCTTCTGGTCATCCTCCCAgtgtattttaagaataaaatctaTGAATAATGATTTATGAACCTAAgtgtttcttttcctccctggGAACAGTATAGTCTTAAACATATGATGTAATTTCTCCAAAAAATTATACTGGCTAATGACAGTTGTCCCCAGCCTCTCATGGGCAACTTCAAGATCAATGTCTCTGATGCTCCCATCTTTATCTTGACGGGCTTCCCAGGAATGGAGGCCATGGAGCCCTGGCtatcttttcctctccttctgcTCTATGCCATCGCCATTGTGGGAAACGTCCTGATCCTCCTCATTGTTAAGGAGCCAAGTCTGCACCAGCCCATGTACTACTTCTTGTCCCTACTGTCTGTCAATGACTTGGGGGTGTCCTTTTCCACACTGCCGACTGTGCTGGCTACCCTCTGCCTCCGGGCCTGGGTGATTGCCTTTTAATGTCTGCTTAGCCCAGATGTTTTTCATCCACCTCTTCTCTTGGACAGAGTCTGGCGTCCTTCTGGCCATGAGCTTCGATCACTACGTGGCCATCTGCAACCCACTGCACTATGCCACTGTGCTCACCAATGCCCGCATTGTGGCCATGGGCCTGTGTACTGTCCTACGAAGCTTTGCCCTCATCTTGGTCTTCCCACTGCTGCTGCACAGATTAACTTTTTGCCACCCCCGGAACATCCTTTCCCATGCCTACTGCCTTCATGTAGATATGATTAAGCTGGCATGCACTGATGTCTCCCTCAATAGCCACTATGGACTGTCCATTGTGCTTTTCACCTTTGGCCTGGACTCTACCCTCATTCTTCTCTCCTATGTACTTATCTTTCGGTCAGTGCTAGCCATTGCCTCCCCAGGGGAGAGCCTCAAGACGCTTAACACATGTGTGTCCCATGTCCCAGCTGTGCTCATCTTCTACGTGCCTATGGTGAGTGTGTCCATGGTACATCGCTTTGGTGCTGGCCTGCCCCATGCTGTTCACACCCTCATGTCTCTTATCTACCTCTTTGTGCCTCCCATGCTCAATCCCATCATCTACCCCATTAAGACAAAGGAGATACAGCACAGGCTTTTAAAGATGCTCTTCAGGGTCAGGTCCTGACTGTTTGGTTTACCTAGAAGCCCTGAAGGATTTGATGTTGGGGGCAGAATCATTGGGACACCCAAAGAGGAGAGGGTCACTCTGGAGGATGCTAGTGCTGCCCTTTACATGTTATGATCAAACTTGTAGTATATTGGGTCAGTTCTTGCCTGGACCATCTTGGGTTTTATCCAGCAATCAATTATATTAATGTTCTCTAGAGACATAAAAATGATCTCTTTTTAAGAATAAACTAGAGAATGACAAACTCCACTACAAGGTAGGAGATTTTTTCCAGGGAATTCATTTCAGGACACTTGGTGATATGGCTGGGACTTCTGGTTATGGGCCTGAACAATTCTGAAAAAGACAGAGGCACAGCTGGAATAATTATGGGCTATTTATCATATCATTACCAGTATGTAAGTTAAGCTTGGAtgattgattttcaatgttgACAGAAACCAGAGACCTTGCTATGGTGCTGtttgaaaagttttaaagtaTGACAGTTGTgattgttaattttatgtgtcagtttgACTGGGCCTCAAGGCTAGGTATTTGGTTGAACATTATTCCTGGGTGTTTTAGTGAGGGTATTTCTAGATGAGTTTATTATTTGAATTGGTAAACTGAGTAAAGCATACTTCCCTCCCCAGTATGGGTGGGCCTATGCAAACTGCTGAATTCCTAAATACAATAAAAAGCAGAGTATATAAGAAAGGAATCTCTGTCTGAATGTTTTTGAATTGGGACATtagtcttctcctgccttcagtctcatATTTGAACTGAAACTTATACCATTAGCTCTTCGGATTCTCAAACCTTCAAATTTGGGCAGGAACTATACCACTGACTTTCCTGGATCTGGACTTCTTGGTCTCTGTAATTGTGAGAGCCAATTCATTATAATAAATTTAAGATATCTAGTTACACACATATTCTATTGGTTCTGTTTATCTGATGGTTTATCTATTGGTTCTGTTTACCCTAATACAATGTTACAATATTTAAGTAGTCAAAATTAGATTTTAGGATTTCTGGGCATGTTCTTTTCACATGGGAGACCCTGAAATATGTAGGCACTTGACCCTGCCAAAGTCCATTGAAATTAATGACTCTTTGTTTATATCTCTCCTGAAACTTTCTCTTACTCTTTAATATCTATCTGCTTCCCCTCAAGAAATCTGAGCTCCCTAAAGGAGCAACTGTGTCAAAAACTTTGTCCATCCACACTGGACCACTGTAGAGCCTTCATTAAAATAGTGTCTAATGATGTGACagcaatataaaagaataaatgaaaaaaatggatgaataaacaatAATGAATGAATAGCAGGAGGAAATCAAGAGTGAAAAAATTAATAGATGAACATATGAATTATTAATGAATTTCCTTAAGTCAGAATTTCATATTAGGAAGTGTTTCTTCTCCTTCCATGCTCCATACACagacagaaatgcaaatgaaagttGACATATTTTCCCCTTATTCTTTGATTCCCCCagatttattgaaatgtaattgacatataccTGTTATAAGTTCAAGGTGTAAAATGTGATGATTTGCTGCACATATGTATTGTGAAATCTTCTCCACAGTAAGGTTACTTAACCCATCCATAGAGGTGACTTACTGAATAAGTGAACTAAACtcagtcttagtttcctcatctgtaaaatgggatctcTGATTCATCTACCTAACATGTTTGTTTTAAGGAGTACACAAAATGAAccgctttaaaatttttctaatagTACATGTGACTTattgattcattatttttattcagcAAGAATCAATGTAAAATTCAATATTTGGCATCAAAATATCATGTGCATCAGCCACAGTTTGAAGAGGTGTTTTGTCTAAGATTTTCTTGAATCCCTAGTAGAACTGTTCTAtacctgctttctgtctccattgTACTCGAAATGTACTTTAGTCATATCAGAGAGTTTGGGTACTTTGTCTCCTCAACTAAATTGTAAgcaatttagttttatttatctttgtaccTTTCAGTCTCTAACAGGGCTTGAAACATACCTAACATATACGGTAGTTGAGGAATGAGTTAATAAATGATTATATTTGCATACCAACTATCTCTTTATGCTTCACTGAATTACCATATGGTACAATGTTTTACCCTAAAACTGATCATAATTTcattaaagaataattttatataaaggtCATATTGTTTATTATCTAAATATTATATGCATCATAATAATCTGAATAtagtgaataaaaaataaattgtacttGAAATTTTCAAACATGTCATAAATgtatcttatatttttatattgctcAAACTTTATGTACTATAGAGAGTGTAGCCATAGATTAACAGAGTGCTAATATTGTGTCTCACCTTTAATAGGTGCttcaataaatattctttgaaagaatGTTGCTGTATAGTGATTTTGGCTCTGTTACAAATATGATTTATGAAGAAGTTGCTGCCATAATAAGTGGATGATATGCTTTCAGTGCCaatatttttcttgcttctttaaatCCGAGGGACTTGAAAGCAACAATTTGGCTCATTTAGGTACCTGTGAAAAGCTGTTTGGGAACTTCTGGGCTAATATTTTCCACATCACATTCTATAAATTAAGATACTCAGCATCCTTCTCTTGACTTTAGAAACCTGCATCATCTGAAAGAGGAACAACAGATGATTGCTGGTGACAGTCTTTATCTATTTAGCACATTAAGTAGGAAGTTCATGGCTCTGCCTGGATTTATAACTTGCCAACATGGAGAAAAGGCTCAGACTCTGTTCCAGTTTCGCTGGTGTGGACTGTGATTACAGTGATATGCTCCCCATCACAGGGCTCTGCTCAGCCAGGTCATCAGATATATCTGAAGAGAGCTTTGGGCTGCTTCGCTGCTgctgcttggtcactcagtcatttccgactctttgtgacctcgtggactgtagcccagcaggctcctctgtccatgaggattctccaggcaagaatactggagtgggtggccattcccttctccaggggatctttccgactcagggatcaaacgcaggtctcccacattgcaggcagattctttatcatctgagctaccagggtaagCCCCTGGGCTTCTTTATCCTCTTCCTATTACTTAACTTCCGCTGTTCATGTAGTTTTATTGGTTTAATACTCATTATTTTAAAGCTATAAGATGAGTTATACCTAGTCTCTTTAAGCAAGATTAGGGTCACCCATCTTTATGAGCCAGAAGTGCATCCAGAGTCCATCTAGTCTATGTGTCTGCTTGAGCCACTGGAAGCAAATACCAGAATATTTACTTTatggagcagaaagagaagacGTTTTCTCCATTGGTGCTGGTTCTTGGAGAGCCTTCTGGAACCACAAGATTGGAGGAGTATAGGGCATAGGAGAGATTACTGTATTGGATCTGGGTCCTGTGGAGGGTTATTTGACCTTTTACCTTTTTGAATATATAGTTACACAATTCTATACCCACTTTTCCCTGGTGTTTCCTTTTAAGGTCTCATACCTGTGTTGATGCTTCTACATATGCCATGTTTGGCATCCTTTGGCATTTTTCCtactgcatttattttaaaaatatttgcccaTTCTTtgatggctgtgatccaaaaatctgcaagcaataaatgctggagagagtgtggagaaaagggaaccctcctacactgttggtgggaatgcaaactagtacagccactatggagaacagtgtggagattccttaaaaaattgcaaatagaactaccttatgacccagcaatcccactgctgggcatacacaccgaggaaaccagaattgaaagagacacatgtaccccaatgttcatcacagcactgtttacaatagccaggacatggaaacaacctagatgtccatcagcagatgaatggataagaaagctgtggtacatatacacaatggagtattactcagccgttaaaaagaattcatttgaatcagttctgatgagatggatgaaactggagctgattatacagagtgaagtaagccagaaagaaaaacaccaatacagtatactaacacatatatatggaatttagaaagatggcaatgacgaccctgtatgcaagacaggaaaaaagacacagctgtgtataacgga from Budorcas taxicolor isolate Tak-1 chromosome 15, Takin1.1, whole genome shotgun sequence includes the following:
- the LOC128060634 gene encoding LOW QUALITY PROTEIN: olfactory receptor 51I2-like (The sequence of the model RefSeq protein was modified relative to this genomic sequence to represent the inferred CDS: deleted 1 base in 1 codon); the protein is MGNFKINVSDAPIFILTGFPGMEAMEPWLSFPLLLLYAIAIVGNVLILLIVKEPSLHQPMYYFLSLLSVNDLGVSFSTLPTVLATLCLRAWVIAFNVCLAQMFFIHLFSWTESGVLLAMSFDHYVAICNPLHYATVLTNARIVAMGLCTVLRSFALILVFPLLLHRLTFCHPRNILSHAYCLHVDMIKLACTDVSLNSHYGLSIVLFTFGLDSTLILLSYVLIFRSVLAIASPGESLKTLNTCVSHVPAVLIFYVPMVSVSMVHRFGAGLPHAVHTLMSLIYLFVPPMLNPIIYPIKTKEIQHRLLKMLFRVRS